Proteins from a single region of Sylvia atricapilla isolate bSylAtr1 chromosome 9, bSylAtr1.pri, whole genome shotgun sequence:
- the ITGB3BP gene encoding centromere protein R, with the protein MRQDRVVKSREVLSTFLWIIFWGVCFSPFQAPSGTSQKAKRNNLSSYSPTTGTRQISPFSSPSRTEKPSKAPAQGDGNKQSDPKSGLSRRGQPQTEHDVFVQLHSQVRNSLPRILKLRENLTSLKALEGSRELENILGVSHSSCVLSAELQKTQELVSQAEKLQLLKANHGKVPARGHIQAAFLASLLGGRKEPLELLPALPSTEAQPQ; encoded by the exons ATGCGACAAGACAGA GTAGTTAAATCCAGAGAGGTTTTATCAACATTCCTCTGgattattttttggggggtgtgtttttctccatttcaggCACCTAGTGGAACCTCCCAGAAGGCCAAGAGGAACAATCTGAGCTCGTACTCCCCCACCACAGGCACTCGCCAGATCAGccccttctcctctcccagcaggacagaaaaacccagcaaagccccagcacagg GAGACGGGAACAAGCAGAGCGATCCCAAGAGCGGATTATCCAGGAGAGGGCAGCCTCAAACAGAGCACGACGT GTTCGTGCAACTGCATTCCCAAGTGAGAAATTCCTTGCCCAGGATTCTGAAATTAAGAGAAAATCTGACAAGCCTGAAG gctttggagggcagcagagagctggaaaataTCCTGGGAGTCTCACACTCGTCCTGTGTCCTGAGTGCTGAACTGCAGAAAACCCAGGAGCTGG TGAGTCAAGCAGAAAAACTGCAGCTGTTGAAAGCAAACCATGGCAAAGTCCCTGCCCGAG GGCACATCCAGGCTGCATTCCTGGCCTCACTCCTGGGCGGGAGGaaggagcccctggagctgctcccagccttgcccagcacTGAGGCACAGCCACAGTGA